The DNA sequence GGTAAGAGGATAGATGAGATATGCTTTCCCTTCTTTTTTTAAATTATATTTCACTGATCGGAAAACATCTTCCATAGTACATAAGATTTCATGGGTGGAAATCGCTTTTTCTTTGTTTGGACTTACATTGCCTGCTTTTTTTGGGAAATAGGGTGGATTGGAAACTATCAGATCAAAATTTTGAGGAGGAAAAGTATCCTCTTTCAGATCTGCATTTATGAACTTTATTTGAACTTCGGCTGATTTTGAGTTTTCAAGAGCAAGATTTACTAATTTTTTCTGGATCTCGATTCCGGTAATATTCCAGGAAGGACGATTATGAGCGAGCATTATAGAGATAATTCCATTTCCGCTTCCCAATTCGAGAACCTTTAGATTTTTATCGGAATTATTCTCTAAAACTTTTTCAACTAAAAAAGCTGTATCGGAAGTTATGGAATGGCCGTTTTTAAATTGATGGATGGTTTTTCCAAAAGGTAATTCTACGGGAATTTTGTTTTTATAGGAAACCTGACAAGTT is a window from the Candidatus Cloacimonadota bacterium genome containing:
- a CDS encoding methyltransferase domain-containing protein, translating into MKTCQVSYKNKIPVELPFGKTIHQFKNGHSITSDTAFLVEKVLENNSDKNLKVLELGSGNGIISIMLAHNRPSWNITGIEIQKKLVNLALENSKSAEVQIKFINADLKEDTFPPQNFDLIVSNPPYFPKKAGNVSPNKEKAISTHEILCTMEDVFRSVKYNLKKEGKAYLIYPLT